One genomic segment of Suricata suricatta isolate VVHF042 chromosome 16, meerkat_22Aug2017_6uvM2_HiC, whole genome shotgun sequence includes these proteins:
- the N4BP1 gene encoding NEDD4-binding protein 1, with the protein EAVHSAKEYIKGICEPELEERECYPKAMHCIFVGAQSLFLKSLIQDTCADLCILDIGLLGIRGSAEAVVMARSHIQQFVKLFENNENLPNSQKESEIKREFKQFVEAHADNYTMDLLILPTSLKKELLTLTQGEENLFETADDVIEIGDAQRTEFTQNAATGLNISRDEIVLQEDGRNKAGTPVSELTKQMDAVFSSSQDVLFVPINGLAPDEEALSKDRICHKRRFSDSEERHTKKQFSLENVQEGELLQDGKTLAGSVIIDLSDSSADPENLSPDVKETTEEMEYNILVNFFKTMGYSQEIVEKVIREYGPSTEPLLLLEEIEKENKRFQGDREFSPGTMYPETSRTKNKGVCTSISEPTTDSTPKKTQTHTQQNMVEKFSQLPFKESKPCTSNCKINTFRTVPIEQKQIWSSSQNYICNMDLETDGLLPSVVSSSPKEVVSFVSRGASSHQPRIPVFPENGLQQQAEPLLPSNVKSACENRSGCCSSPQPKPNCPPLSPPMPLPQLLPSVTDARVAGPSDHIDSSVTGVQRFRDTLKVPYKLELKNEPGRTDLKHIVIDGSNVAITHGLKKFFSCRGIAIAVEYFWKLGNRNITVFVPQWRTRRDPNVTEQHFLAQLQELGILSLTPARMVFGERIASHDDRFLLHLADKTGGIIVTNDNFREFVTESVSWREIITKRLLQYTFVGDIFMVPDDPLGRSGPRLEDFLRKDVFLRDMQPLLNALPKVGMFDPSFRVPGAQAASASHQPPARIQGTPPSHWLPPQPRFPALSNLPSLQQNVPMPAQRSPAETSELREALLKIFPDSDQRLKIDQILVAHPYMKDLNALSAMVLD; encoded by the exons GAATATATTAAAGGAATCTGTGAACCTGAActagaagaaagagaatgttATCCTAAAGCCATGCACTGCATTTTTGTTGGGGCACAGAGTCTGTTTCTGAAGAGCTTGATTCAGGACACGTGTGCTGATCTCTGCATTCTGGACATTGGTCTGCTTGGCATCAGAGGAAGTGCCGAAGCTGTGGTCATGGCTAGGAGTCACATTCAACAGTTTGTAAAGCTCTTTGAGAATAATGAGAACCTACCCAACAGTCAGAAAGAATCCGAGATAAAAAGGGAATTTAAACAATTTGTTGAAGCTCATGCAGACAATTATACGATGGACTTGTTAATTTTGCCCACCTCCTTGAAAAAAGAGCTTTTGACACTCACACAAGGTGAGGAGAATTTATTTGAAACAGCAGATGATGTTATTGAAATTGGAGATGCTCAACGAACAGAGTTTACACAGAACGCTGCCACAGGGCTGAATATTTCCAGAGATGAAATTGTTTTGCAGGAAGATGGAAGAAATAAGGCTGGCACTCCTGTTTCTGAGCTTACAAAACAAATGGACGCGGTCTTTTCTAGTTCACAAGATGTACTTTTTGTTCCAATAAATGGTCTAGCCCCAGATGAAGAGGCTCTTTCCAAAGACAGAATTTGTCACAAAAGGAGATTTTCTGATTCTGAAGAaaggcatacaaagaaacagttttctttggaaaatgttcaaGAGGGGGAGCTTTTACAAGATGGTAAGACATTAGCTGGAAGTGTAATCATTGACCTATCCGATTCTTCTGCTGATCCCGAAAATTTAAGTCCCGATGTAAAGGAGACCACTGAGGAAATGGAATACAATATTcttgtaaacttttttaaaaccatGGGCTATTCCCAAGAAATTGTTGAAAAGGTCATTCGGGAGTATGGGCCGTCTACTGAACCATTATTGCTcttagaagaaattgaaaaagaaaataaaagattccaaggagacagagaattttcACCTGGTACTATGTATCCAGAGACCAGCAGAACCAAAAATAAAGGTGTTTGTACCAGCATAAGTGAACCTACAACTGATTCCactccaaagaaaacacaaactcaCACGCAGCAAAATATGGTTGAAAAGTTTTCTCAGTTACCATTCAAAGAATCAAAACCATGTACCTCAAATTGCAAAATTAATACTTTCAGAACAGTGCCAATAGAACAGAAACAAATCTGGAGTTCAAGCCAGAATTATATTTGTAACATGGACCTTGAAACTGATGGCCTTTTACCCTCTGTTGTCTCTTCAAGTCCCAAAGAAGTTGTCAGTTTTGTTTCCAGAGGCGCTTCAAGTCACCAGCCCAGAATTCCAGTCTTTCCTGAAAATGGTTTGCAGCAGCAAGCAGAGCCCTTGCTTCCAAGTAATGTGAAGTCCGCCTGTGAAAACCGTTCTGGGTGTTGCAGCTCTCCACAGCCTAAGCCAAATTGCCCGCCCCTCTCTCCACCGATGCCACTGCCCCAGCTCTTACCTTCAGTTACCGACGCAAGGGTGGCGGGACCGTCTGATCATATTGATTCCTCAGTTACGGGCGTTCAAAGGTTTCGAGATACTCTGAAAGTACCCTACAAGCTCGAGTTAAAAAATGAGCCGGGGAGAACGGATTTGAAGCACATTGTTATAGATGGGAGCAATGTCGCAATTAC ccACGGTCTGAAAAAGTTCTTTTCTTGTCGTGGAATTGCAATTGCGGTTGAGTATTTTTGGAAGCTTGGCAACAGAAACATCACTGTATTTGTCCCACAGTGGAGAACAAGGCGTGATCCTAATGTCACAG AACAGCACTTCTTAGCCCAGCTCCAGGAGCTTGGAATATTATCTTTAACTCCTGCCCGGATGGTCTTTGGAGAAAGAATTGCTTCTCATGATGACAG GTTTCTGCTACACTTAGCGGACAAAACTGGTGGCATAATTGTAACAAATGATAACTTCAGAGAATTTGTGACTGAGTCAGTCTCTTGGAGAGAAATTATTACAAAAAg ATTGCTTCAGTACACCTTCGTCGGGGACATATTTATGGTTCCGGATGACCCTCTGGGAAGAAGCGGACCTCGGTTAGAAGACTTTCTTAGGAAAGACGTCTTTCTTAG AGATATGCAGCCCCTGCTCAATGCCTTGCCAAAGGTGGGCATGTTTGACCCCAGTTTCAGAGTCCCTGGGGCCCAGGCAGCCAGCGCCAGCCACCAGCCTCCAGCGCGGATTCAGGGCACCCCGCCCAGCCACTGGCTCCCTCCGCAGCCCCGCTTCCCAGCTCTGTCGAACCTTCCCAGCCTGCAGCAGAACGTGCCCATGCCGGCCCAGAGGTCTCCTGCAGAAACCAGCGAGCTGCGGGAAGCCCTTCTGAAGATCTTCCCTGACTCTGACCAGAGACTGAAGATTGACCAGATCCTGGTGGCCCACCCGTACATGAAAGACCTGAACGCACTGTCGGCCATGGTGTTGGACTGA